A single genomic interval of Macadamia integrifolia cultivar HAES 741 chromosome 6, SCU_Mint_v3, whole genome shotgun sequence harbors:
- the LOC122082813 gene encoding protein transport protein SEC13 homolog B-like, producing MPSQKIETGHQDTIHDVAMDYYGKRLATASSDTTIKITGVSSNSTSQHLATLSGHQGPVWQVVWAHPKFGSILASCSYDGRVVLWKEGNQNEWTEAHVFDDHKSSVNSIAWAPHELGLYLACGSSDGNISVHAARADGGWDTTKIDQAHPVGVTSVSWAPSMAPGALVVSGTFEPVQKLVSGGCDNTVKVWKLYNGNWKMDCFPALHMHNDWVRDVAWAPNLGLPKSTIASASQDGTVIIWTVAKEGDQWEGKVLNDFRTPVWRVSWSLTGNILAVADGNNNVTLWKEAVDGEWQQVTTVEP from the coding sequence ATGCCTTCTCAGAAGATTGAAACGGGTCACCAAGACACCATTCACGATGTGGCCATGGATTACTATGGCAAGCGTTTGGCAACAGCATCCTCTGATACAACCATCAAGATAACTGGTGTGAGCAGCAATTCTACCTCCCAACATTTGGCAACATTGAGTGGTCACCAAGGTCCTGTTTGGCAGGTTGTGTGGGCACACCCCAAATTTGGTTCCATCCTTGCTTCATGTTCTTATGATGGCAGAGTGGTCCTTTGGAAGGAAGGTAACCAGAATGAGTGGACTGAGGCCCATGTTTTCGATGACCACAAATCCTCCGTCAATTCCATTGCTTGGGCTCCTCATGAACTTGGCCTTTACTTGGCCTGTGGATCATCTGATGGAAACATATCGGTCCATGCTGCCAGGGCCGATGGTGGATGGGATACGACAAAGATTGACCAGGCTCACCCTGTTGGCGTCACTTCTGTTTCATGGGCCCCTTCAATGGCTCCTGGTGCTCTTGTTGTATCTGGCACATTTGAGCCTGTTCAGAAGCTTGTTTCTGGCGGCTGTGATAACACTGTTAAGGTTTGGAAGCTCTACAATGGAAATTGGAAGATGGATTGCTTCCCTGCCCTTCATATGCACAATGATTGGGTTAGGGATGTTGCTTGGGCGCCTAACTTGGGGCTTCCGAAGTCTACAATTGCAAGCGCTTCACAGGATGGAACTGTTATTATTTGGACTGTAGCTAAGGAAGGTGACCAATGGGAAGGCAAGGTTTTGAATGATTTTAGGACCCCGGTTTGGAGAGTCTCATGGTCACTAACAGGAAATATATTGGCCGTTGCAGATGGAAACAACAACGTGACATTGTGGAAAGAAGCGGTTGATGGGGAATGGCAACAGGTGACTACTGTTGAGCCATAG
- the LOC122080945 gene encoding two-component response regulator ARR6-like produces the protein MACNDVVPQVSLPEKNEFFNHSTPDCQELHVLAVDDSLVDRKVVERLLKISSCKVTAVDSGRRALQFLGLDGEKSSVGFNGLKVNMIITDYCMPGMTGYELLKKIKESSTFREIPVVIMSSENVLARIDRCLEEGAEDYIVKPVQLSDVERLKDYLTRVSGGGGEVEARRSTYQKNKRKVPDATSPSSPSSPSSPLSSPSSLSTMSSPTLSASSSPPESPSRRHRTNPECES, from the exons ATGGCGTGTAACGACGTGGTTCCACAGGTTTCTTTACCGGAGAAGAATGAGTTCTTTAATCATTCGACACCGGATTGTCAAGAACTACATGTTCTTGCCGTTGATGATAGTCTTGTAGATCGAAAAGTTGTCGAGCGGTTGCTGAAGATCTCTTCTTGTAAAG TTACAGCAGTAGATAGTGGGAGAAGAGCTCTGCAATTTCTTGGATTGGATGGGGAGAAGAGTTCTGTTGGATTCAAT GGTTTGAAAGTCAATATGATCATAACCGATTATTGTATGCCTGGAATGACCGGATACGAGTTGCTAAAGAAAATCAAG GAATCTTCGACTTTCAGAGAGATTCCAGTGGTGATTATGTCGTCAGAAAACGTCTTGGCTCGAATCGATAG ATGTTTGGAAGAAGGAGCAGAGGATTATATAGTTAAACCAGTACAGCTCTCCGACGTGGAACGTTTGAAAGATTATCTAACAAGAgtgagtggtggtggtggggaagTCGAAGCAAGACGATCGACCTATCAGAAGAACAAGAGAAAGGTACCAGATGCCACCTCACCATCATcgccatcatcaccatcatcaccgTTGTCGTCGCCGTCTTCGTTGTCCACGATGTCATCACCGACACTGTCGGCGTCATCGTCGCCGCCGGAGTCTCCATCAAGGCGACATAGAACTAATCCTGAATGTGAATCGTGA
- the LOC122080944 gene encoding formin-like protein 4, which yields MAKAETPSPSNQVVLPLSASRPPPPPTPPPPPPPAKKNPPPPPPPPIPGKKALPSPLKHFHWDKENPDGNHSMVWDMFDSGSFCLDGDLMEALFSNAATNLKPTGRNRDSSNSGAPAQVFILDPHKSQNTAIVLKSLAISPQEILEALLKGRGLDTETLEKLNKIAPTKEEETQILEFRGDSTKLADAESFLFNILKAVPSAFNRLDAQLFRLNYNNEILQIKESLQTLESACNELKTRGLFVKLLEAILKAGNRMNAGTSRGNAHAFNLTALRKLSDVKSSDGTTTLLHFVVEEVVRYQGKQCLINRNQTLNRCNSGNSLDCGGSSLSAAAKEERRTKYIKLGLPVVRGLSVEFSNVKKAARIDYDAFSKACPSLRSRVAEIRQFLGESSTVDQDGFVRHMKGFSEAAEEEVETVEEDQTRVMLVVKRTTLFYQSGVSKSKAEGAHPLEIFEIVKDFLDMVDRACVDIARNMQRKKKVANVGSSSLAKRVLMRFQSLSPPFFSEKSSPGSSSSSEVDGGGS from the exons ATGGCTAAAGCCGAGACACCATCCCCTTCTAATCAGGTGGTGCTACCACTTTCAGCGTCACGGCCGCCgccaccaccaacaccaccaccaccaccaccaccggcTAAGAAAAatccaccacctcctcctccaccaccaatTCCGGGGAAAAAAGCTCTACCATCGCCACTAAAGCATTTCCACTGGGATAAGGAGAATCCCGATGGAAATCATTCCATGGTGTGGGACATGTTTGACAGCGGTTCATTCTG TTTGGATGGCGATCTCATGGAAGCTCTGTTTAGTAATGCTGCAACCAATCTGAAACCCACTGGAAGAAACAGGGACTCATCTAACTCCGGCGCCCCTGCTCAGGTCTTCATCTTGGATCCCCACAAATCTCAAAATACAGCGATAGTCCTGAAATCTCTAGCCATATCTCCTCAAGAGATCCTCGAAGCCCTCCTCAAGGGCCGTGGCCTTGATACTGAAACCCTCGAAAAACTTAACAAAATCGCTcccaccaaagaagaagaaacccagATTCTTGAATTCAGAGGCGACTCAACAAAACTTGCAGATGCTGAATCGTTCCTCTTCAACATCCTCAAAGCCGTTCCCTCTGCTTTTAACCGTCTAGATGCCCAGCTTTTCAGGTTGAACTACAACAATGAAATCCTACAAATCAAGGAATCTCTACAAACCCTAGAATCGGCTTGCAACGAGCTCAAAACTCGTGGGCTCTTCGTGAAACTTCTTGAAGCGATTCTCAAGGCAGGCAATCGAATGAACGCAGGAACTTCCAGAGGCAATGCACACGCATTCAATCTCACGGCATTGCGAAAGCTCTCTGATGTCAAAAGTAGCGATGGAACTACTACCCTTCTCCACTTTGTAGTGGAAGAGGTAGTCCGGTACCAAGGGAAGCAATGTCTGATCAATCGCAACCAAACCCTTAATCGATGTAACAGTGGCAACAGTTTGGATTGTGGGGGCAGCTCACTGAGTGCCGctgcaaaagaagaaagaagaacaaagTATATAAAGCTAGGGTTACCGGTGGTCCGAGGACTGAGTGTTGAATTCTCAAATGTGAAGAAAGCAGCTAGAATAGACTACGATGCCTTCTCCAAGGCATGCCCATCTCTCCGATCCCGAGTAGCTGAGATTCGGCAGTTCTTGGGGGAGTCCAGCACAGTTGATCAAGATGGGTTTGTGAGACACATGAAAGGATTCTCAGAGGCTGCGGAAGAAGAAGTTGAGACCGTGGAAGAAGACCAGACAAGGGTGATGTTGGTTGTGAAGAGAACAACACTGTTTTACCAATCAGGGGTTTCCAAATCCAAGGCTGAAGGGGCTCATCCACTCGAAATATTTGAGATAGTAAAAGACTTCTTGGATATGGTGGACCGGGCCTGCGTCGACATTGCTCGTAAtatgcagaggaagaagaaggtggcAAATGTGGGATCATCTTCACTGGCGAAAAGGGTTCTGATGAGGTTCCAAAGTTTGTCGCCGCCTTTCTTTTCGGAAAAATCAAGCCCAGGGAGCTCGTCTTCCAGTGAGGTAGACGGTGGTGGTTCCTGA